One stretch of Leishmania braziliensis MHOM/BR/75/M2904 complete genome, chromosome 16 DNA includes these proteins:
- a CDS encoding putative protein kinase, which translates to MSTAGRYKHVVKLGEGTYGSVYKGTEIQTGKVVAFKRMVVTSDDEGVPGAAIREICLLKELRHDNVVDLFEVLFEPPKITMIFELCDCDLKRFMESRPKRLLDAEAEMRPILKQIFIGLEYLHSRNVVHRDMKPQNIFVNVRAPDFAALTASPSYHHHPQPPHFSGVPTSVGGDGQLTAGPSERSSLFTGAGGVSPWEAAAEAPTNKPNQLIVKIGDFGLARVEEIPVKKYSHEVVTLWYRSPDVLMGSALYSYPVDIWSMGAIFFEMATSKVLFCGRHEDDQLLRMFWLLGSPTRGTWPSMLSYPGTVERVERASRAAAERPDLRFGSDVHVQQQSSSSQSHNGTRAPDLLTQIAHKRFYHSLKVVQQREESARTSANTYQLPVELWFDRPLFNEYMSAVGLDSCVTAEGVELLRQCLQYEPSHRITAAAAVRHAYLHAVPVPTAGALDVLMTSLLQTMEACHLL; encoded by the coding sequence ATGTCGACTGCAGGTCGGTACAAGCACGTGGTGAAGCTCGGTGAGGGCACGTACGGCAGCGTCTACAAGGGCACGGAAATTCAAACAGGCAAGGTGGTTGCGTTCAAGCGTATGGTAGTCACCAGCGATGACGAGGGCGTCCCTGGCGCCGCTATCCGCGAGATTTGCCTGCTGAAGGAGCTTCGGCACGATAATGTAGTGGACCTCTTTGAGGTCCTCTTTGAGCCCCCGAAGATAACAATGATCTTTGAGCTGTGCGACTGCGACCTGAAGCGGTTCATGGAGTCGCGCCCGAAGCGCTTGCTGGATGCCGAGGCAGAGATGCGACCCATCCTGAAGCAGATTTTCATTGGGCTCGAATACCTCCACAGTCGTAACGTGGTGCATCGTGACATGAAGCCACAAAACATTTTCGTCAACGTGCGCGCACCAGACTTTGCGGCGTTGACGGCCTCTCCATCTTATCATCATCACCCGCAGCCACCGCACTTCAGCGGTGTCCCGACTTCTGTTGGTGGGGACGGCCAGCTGACGGCAGGGCCTAGTGAGCGTTCAAGTCTGTTTACCGGAGCTGGCGGCGTCTCGCCgtgggaggcggcggcggaggcaccAACGAACAAGCCGAACCAGCTGATTGTGAAGATTGGTGACTTTGGCCTGGCGCGTGTGGAGGAGATCCCGGTGAAGAAGTACTCACACGAGGTGGTGACGCTATGGTACCGCAGTCCTGATGTGCTGATGGGTTCCGCCCTGTATTCCTATCCAGTAGACATCTGGTCCATGGGGGCCATCTTCTTTGAAATGGCAACAAGCAAGGTGCTGTTTTGCGGCCGCCACGAGGACGATCAACTTTTGCGCATGTTCTGGTTGTTAGGCTCACCGACGCGAGGGACATGGCCATCCATGCTCTCCTACCCCGGCACGGTGGAGCGGGTCGAGCGTGCGTCgcgcgcggcagcggagcGTCCCGACTTGCGTTTCGGTAGCGACGtgcacgtgcagcagcagtcatCCTCCTCGCAGTCCCACAATGGAACTCGTGCTCCAGACCTTCTTACGCAGATTGCGCACAAGCGCTTTTACCACAGTTTGAAggttgtgcagcagcgagaggagagcgccCGCACCTCAGCTAACACGTACCAGCTTCCTGTCGAGCTGTGGTTCGACCGCCCGCTGTTCAACGAGTACATGTCCGCCGTAGGCCTTGATTCTTGCGTGACAGCGGAGGGAGTGGAGCTTCTGCGCCAGTGCCTCCAGTATGAGCCTAGTCACCGCatcacggcggcggcggcggtccGCCATGCGTACCTGCATGCGGTTCCCGTCCCCACAGCCGGTGCGTTGGACGTTCTCATGACTTCTTTGCTGCAGACGATGGAGGCCTGTCATTTGCTGTGA